A single Microtus ochrogaster isolate Prairie Vole_2 linkage group LG3, MicOch1.0, whole genome shotgun sequence DNA region contains:
- the LOC102001762 gene encoding NADH dehydrogenase [ubiquinone] 1 alpha subcomplex subunit 11-like → MAQRLLRAYDEIPDGTQCHRKTYITTAFGGLIGAIGSAYSVVLNPADTHLEAVARAGRYTFTAAAVGAMFGLATCVSAQVREKPDDPLNYFIGGCAAGLTLGARTHNYGTAATGCVYMGTAAALFKMGKLEGWELFASPKV, encoded by the coding sequence ATGGCCCAGCGGCTCCTCCGGGCCTACGATGAGATTCCCGACGGCACCCAGTGTCACCGCAAGACCTACATCACCACTGCGTTCGGCGGCCTCATCGGCGCCATAGGCTCAGCCTACAGCGTCGTACTCAACCCTGCAGACACCCACCTGGAAGCAGTGGCCAGGGCTGGCCGGTACACGTTCACTGCAGCTGCTGTCGGAGCTATGTTTGGCCTCGCCACCTGTGTCAGTGCCCAGGTCCGTGAGAAGCCAGATGACCCCCTGAACTACTTCATTGGAGGCTGCGCTGCAGGCCTGACCCTGGGAGCACGCACTCACAACTACGGGACTGCAGCTACAGGCTGCGTATACATGGGCACCGCAGCCGCCCTGTTCAAGATGGGAAAGCTGGAAGGCTGGGAGCTCTTCGCCAGCCCCAAGGTGTGA